The genomic segment CCACCTGATTACCCAAGAAATCCCTCCAAGGTATCTATTTTTGATTAtactcctttttattttagcaaGCATGTTTATTAGGACTCCTCTTTTTGCAGCAactcaatagttttttaaataaaatttcttgatAATGCAGGTTGTTTTCATCACAAGAACTTGCCACCCAAATGTATCAGATAATGGAGACATTTACCTAAAAGTGTTGAGGGCCGACTATTGGATTCCCATGCCGATTGTTAAGCTTTTCAAGGGATTAGTGGAGAAGTTGATTGAACCAGAGGTCAATGATGAGGAACAGACCATTGAATATCTTGCCAACCTCTACAAAtctgataggagaaggtttgaagCAATAGCTAGAGAGATGACTAATCAATATGCTGGGAGAGGAAACTGAAATATAAACTTAAATAgttcaaatctatttttaagaactcttgaataatttatcttgtatttgttctttttaataaaatatttcagtctCTGCTATTGTAAactccattttaaaaaatattttattcagagtttactgttttaaaacattagaaacaacttgtaaaccttttaaaaaagcaaaccaaattgatatatatcattataaacaatttgtaaaaccttttaaaatttctaaaaaccaGATAAACTCTTACaggtttaaaaggtttaaaaggtttaaaaggtttataagcctgtttaaaagattttaaaaccctctaaaaaggttttaaaaggtttttaaaacttttaaagctctcttaaaaccttttaaaccattaaaactttaaagaatattaacccgttttagaagatttaaccttttaaaaggttttaaaacccttttaaaaccttttaaaacccttttttgAACAAACTACTCATGTATAACTAAACTGTTTATAGGATTAACACCNCAACTCTTTTAAAACCTATAAACAGTTTAACACCATTTATAGGATTAACaccatttaaaaggttttacaagcgAAAAGAAATAACTTAAcattaaaaagacaaattttttaaatctacTTGCAAACTAAACATTGAAAAACTATTCTATTCATTATTCTTCTTGATGCGACCAGCAAGATGCCAAATTCCTTAACCTAGGTATTTGCTAATTCTGCAAATTATGGATTTTCCACTAAGTATTTGTCCCTGTACTtctgcaaaagaaaacaaaaatttaagttaatattaaataacagTAAAATGTGcataaaatctaacaaaagtcGAGGTTCACTaacctttaatttttaaaacattctgGTACCAAGGTATCTCATTTGTGGAGTAACATCTTTAGAAATTTTGTCAGGATGAAGAATTAATATTGCCCTCCTTGCTACTTTTTTTACATCTTCTTTAGTTATCAAATCCATGCCATAGACTTTTTCCCACTTATTCCCTTGCCAAAGATACTACAATGTAGAACATCCAAATTTTGTGAATATTtaaagtatatgattttttcaaacttaCTTTATCCATTGACGAAAGCATAATTTTGATGTCCCGCTTTTAGTCCAAGAAGTTATAACTTTCTCGATTTGTTTCACTTCTTCGTCACTTATATTGTTCTCCTGCGTAGTAGGTGTTTGCACTAatacaaacataagaaacaaaatataatatgtcATTTTCAACAGGGcaaatcatttataataaaGAATTCAACAACTTACAACTGCCCATTTCCTGGCTGGTGTGATCTTGTGGTTGTCTTGGGTCTTCATCAGTATCTGAAATATTAATACACTCTTCGTCATCCGATATAATAGTGTACGCTTCTTCTTGGCTTGAGTATACATCATCAACACTGTTAGGCTTCTCATCCTGcataaataatgatattttcattaaccatatgtaaattattttcaaCTATGTTtctacaaggtttttaaaatttgtcgATCATATTCAAGTAACACATACCTTATCATTATTCATATCCTCTTCTTGTGGATCATTTTCATTAGTATCCTGGGTATCTTCTTCAGGAATAACACTTGGGTCCCCTCTCAAGTCAGTTTGTTTCTCATGTTGATAATCTGGATTCTCTTCTTTAGATACCTagaaatattgtaaattttgtttaatactatttaaaacactagcaaaacctttgaaaacgtttatatgattttgttaaaaactcttttaaacacttttaaaatgattttaaaaggaattaagtttttttccaCTTACAAATTCACTTGGAGAagctggtacttcctcttcttcaaaatcgGGGGCAGAGGCtcgtacttcctcttcttgaaaagaAGTGGCAGAGGCttgtacttcctcttcttggaaagcagttgcagaggctggtacttcctcttcttgaaatgcagttgcagaggctggtacttcctcttcttggaaagcagttgcagaggctggtacttcctcttcttgaaatgCCCTTGATTCCCACTATGGTGTTGCAGCAGCAGTAATGATCCCCACATGATTCTCCAGTCTCACTAATATTTTGTGAGTAAGTTGacatgtttttaaaatcatgtcaATTTTCCCACTAaaagatattcttttttttttgttagtttgattCAAGAATGGCCCTGCAGCTTCTCTCACacgcttttttttattttgttctccTTTTTCAACTTGAATAAATCTTTGAATCCATTCCTCCTTAGTCATCCTATAGCCTTGGATTACAAGTTTAACAACTTCATCAAAATCCTTGTCTTCATCATTCGGTGGCATAACCAAATGGCTATATTCATTGGGATCACAGACAATTGTTTTCACTTCAAACTGCAAAGATAAATCGATTCATATTATATCTCAAAAGTCTTATACAAatattgtaaaaccttttaaaactcttttataaCTCTCGAAATCCCTTGTAAATCTGTTGTAAAGTCTTGTAAACCAGTTTAAAACAcattataaatcaaaattacgttactaacatttttttaaaaggttttacaatgtgttttaaaactattggaaaacaaaaaaaaatagttctagAGAAGTAATGGTACCTTGCAAGACTCAAGAACAAATTTAGTTCATTGAATTTTGGGGAAGATGACTTTtgccattgcaagatcagtggGAGATGTTGATTTTGGCTTGAAATGCTTTCCCTAACACCAAAATGTTCCCCTAGCTGGCAAACTGAAGATACCAACCAGATTTGGATTGCATATGGAAAGCCAGCCATTCCATACTGTCTCTTTGCCAACGTTCCCACAATCATTTGTTTCACATCTCTCACTAATGATTCGTAAGCAATTTCACCCCAAGGATACTTGCAGTAATTCTCAAAACTACTGGCTCTCAGCAAATTCTTTAAGAGAATTTGAACTGCTGGATTTTGTGCTATCAATATCCCCTCAACTAGTAATAAAGCACCTAATCTAATTCTTTCCTCATGTTTCATgtcttttcctttcaatttcaAAGTATCAAGAAGACGTTTGCAGGTCATTTTATCATTCATCCACAAATCTTTTTTCGATGTAACAGTACCTGATGGAACAGTACCTACTGGAAGACCTGTTGTAATGACAAATTTCCTTAGCGAAAATCTCATAGATTGATCATCAAATGCAAACCAGAGCTCGTTTTTCGCAGAAAAAATCCTCCTCTGTAGTAAGTGGTGGACCAGTTGACTCGAGAAGTTGATATTTTCCCGATTAACAAATTCTATAATTGGACCCAAGAAAGACTTCTCTAACTGcttgaactcttttttttttaatgctttctTTACAGTCGCCAAAACAACTTCCTCTGAAGAATATTTAGTTACTCTCTTTAATGTATTTCCCTCTGTGCCTGGCGTGATTATTCTTTCTGGGAAGCACAGTTTCTTCGCAGAATcttcaaaaatactcatatcGCAAAACCTGTCAACATCGTTTACAGAGAACATATTCATGCCATGCACCCAAGATCCCTTATAAATCCtattttaaaaccaatataaaaccttttaaatacaTTGATAAATTTCTAATCTTCGTATTCCGAGTTCACCAAAACATCATAAAAATTCATATTGAAATAGAAATTGAAGTCAAAATTAAATTCCAAACCAAACTTACaaatgggagaagaagagacgaagaatTCAAGTAGAGGACTGAGAGGAAAAACGAGGGAGAAGAATAGTCTATAATTTGACGAAGAAAATGGCAATTTGAAGTCCTCGCGTACCCAATCAGCCGACTCCTACTTTCAATCCGACGACTTCGTGTCTGCAATCCGACGAAATCAAGAACCCAAATTAAGCAAATACAGATTTGAGTGAATTTCGCGACTTTCAACCTCCCAGACGGAAAACTGTACTTTTTGAAAGAGGAACCCTTGACTTTTAGGGACAATTGATACAGGAGGGGGGGGGGAGGGGgttatattttacaattggGCCTAGGCCTAGGGCTTTCACCCttattatacaaaaacattgtaaaatcttttaaaatataaattacattttatagtattaaaaccatttaaaaggTATTACAATCGTTTTAAAACGTATTATAAAAGGTTgaaaagggttttgttttgggtaTTTCAATGAATTTAAAAGATTTACAAGTGTTTTAAAAcggattttaaaaggtttaaaaggggtttttttgggtatttcaatgaattttataggatttacaagagtattaaaatgtttttaaaaggattcGGAAAGGATAAACAACGTTTTAAACTTCATTGTAAATACCTAAACTTAaacgaagtatatatataaaaggagtaacttaacatttttttagaatagTGTCACagtaaaaacactaaaatattgTTCTTGATGCAATAAGTTAAAGCACCATTCCTGCGATCACGTTTATATACCATCAAGATGCAAACTTCCATTATCCTAGTCATTTTGTAATTCTGCAAAGNNNNNNNNNNNNNNNNNNNNNNNNNNNNNNNNNNNNNNNNNNNNNNNNNNNNNNNNNNNNtttattatttatttattaaaaaaaaaaaaaggtcggttgtTTCAATACGGTATTGCAACAGCATATGCACCCACCtgtttgtctttaattttgttagtGTAGAAACGCCTGCCTAAATCGTAGATAGTCAAgtccttcttctccaaattgatTATCAATGGCATCCAAAGCCTTTCCTTAACCAACATTGGCgccaatattttgtttgtaggtACTTCCTTGAAGATTTGACTGATTCCTTCTTCAGGGAACTCATATTCATCTTTGTTGTCAATGAATATGGAGTAATATtcatcaatctctctcaaaaagatgTTCCCGCCAACGTCAATGCTTTGCTTTTATAGAAGTCCGGAtgactttcttctcttttgcttaATAACTTCACAACTGTATCAACAtgctaaacaacaacaaaaaacggATTAGAACAAGTCTTGTTGtcaaataattcatataaataaattcagACCCGGTCACACATCATCTTGTAAACCagtttaaacacattgtaaaactTTGAAAACGCTTAAAAGACATATTTTAATTNNNNNNNNNNNNNNNNNNNNNNNNNNNNNNNNNNNNNNNNNNNNNNNNNNNNNNNNNNNNNNNNNNNNNNNNNNNNNNNNNNNNNNNNNNNNNNNNNNNNNNNNNNNNNNNNNNNNNNNNNNNNNNNNNNNNNNNNNNNNNNNNNNNNNNNNNNNNNNNNNNNNNNNNNNNNNNNNNNNNNNNNNNNNNNNNNNNNNNNNNNNNNNNNNNNNNNNNNNNNNNNNNNNNNNNNNNNNNNNNNNNNNNNNNNNNNNNNNNNNNNNNNNNNNNNNNNNNNNNNNNNNNNNNNNNNNNNNNNNNNNNNNNNNNNNNNNNNNNNNNNNNNNNNNNNNNNNNNNNNNNNNNNNNNNNNNNNNNNNNNNNNNNNNNNNNNNNNNNNNNNNNNNNNNNNNNNNNNNNNNNNNNNNNNNNNNNNNNNNNNNNNNNNNNNNNNNNNNNNNNNNNNNNNNNNNNNNNNNNNNNNNNNNNNNNNNNNNNNNNNNNNNNNNNNNNNNNNNNNNNNNNNNNNNNNNNNNNNNNNNNNNNNNNNNNNNNNNNNNNNNNNNNNNNNNNNNNNNNNNNNNNNNNNNNNNNNNNNNNNNNNNNNNNNNNNNNNNNNNNNNNNNNNNNNNNNNNNNNNNNNNNNNNNNNNNNNNNNNNNNNNNNNNNNNNNNNNNNNNNNNNNNNNNNNNNNNNNNNNNNNNNNNNNNNNNNNNNNNNNNNNNNNNNNNNNNNNNNNNNNNNNNNNNNNNNNNNNNNNNNNNNNNNNNNNNNNNNNNNNNNNNNNNNNNNNNNNNNNNNNNNNNNNNNNNNNNNNNNNNNNNNNNNNNNNNNNNNNNNNNNNNNNNNNNNNNNNNNNNNNNNNNNNNNNNNNNNNNNNNNNNNNNNNNNNNNNNNNNNNNNNNNNNNNNNNNNNNNNNNNNNNNNNNNNNNNNNNNNNNNNNNNNNNNNNNNNNNNNNNNNNNNNNNNNNNNNNNNNNNNNNNNNNNNNNNNNNNNNNNNNNNNNNNNNNNNNNNNNNNNNNNNNNNNNNNNNNNNNNNNNNNNNNNNNNNNNNNNNNNNNNNN from the Camelina sativa cultivar DH55 chromosome 12, Cs, whole genome shotgun sequence genome contains:
- the LOC104733417 gene encoding ubiquitin-conjugating enzyme E2-16 kDa-like gives rise to the protein MARRSPSSHIRTDMKYLNRDLSPNITAVTVDDDIFHWEATLIRPVNTLYEGGVFKIRLSFPPDYPRNPSKVVFITRTCHPNVSDNGDIYLKVLRADYWIPMPIVKLFKGLVEKLIEPEVNDEEQTIEYLANLYKSDRRRFEAIAREMTNQYAGRGN